TGTTTAATTACCTGTAAAACCCAGCTGAAGGCTTGATAAGCATTTCCAaatctcagcagcaggaaagcaaCATGagtataaataaagaaaagaagactTATGGGAGCAGATTTAGCTCAAGGATGGTTTTCCTCTTGATATTCAGCAATAATTGCACCACAATGTTCCACTGAATTCCTTGGGGCCCTGCCTACACTTCTCTGGGGTTTGCAGTATGCATGTGTAGAGTAGGGGATAAAAGTCCACATGTGGAAAAACTCCTACATCCCTGGCTACCACAGGGGTTAGAAGGGGACAGAAAAAACAGTAACATTAGTTccatatggaaaaaaaacctctggtGGACTCCTGTATAAAAGGCATTAAAAACCTGTTCATAAACCTGTGCCTTCAGGCAATCAGCTGGACCAAAGTGTGAACTTTGGCTTTAAAAGGATGCAGCAGCATTGCTCtaagagctcctgcagcacagaaaaggcaACAGCAAGGTGATAGGAAAACAAAGTACATCAAGGCACAGATTTTGCTGTAGGCAGTGAAGCCTTTGCTGCAGGTACAGgtgccctgctgagcacagcagagcctgccccagagcccagctggctcaCAGAACCCCCTGTCCAGCCTAGAGCCCCAGcagacagctctgcccacagcagagacCAGCTAAGCTGCGCTAGACTCACAGTGCCATCACCTCACTACCAGCAGCACGGGCAAAGGCTTGTAAAAATAGCTAAGATTATATATAGCAACtctgatttaattaaaattaaatacaactCTGAGAAAGCTAACTGACCATGGTTGAGAACCCTTGATCAGAACAAACTGTTCAGCAATTATTAGACCTCATGTGATGACAGGACATGCAAAAGGCTCTGTCCTGGTCTGTTGTAAACATCACTTCTTCTAGCTGAAGCTCTTGTTAAATAGACTTTAAAATGCTGCCTTTTAATAAAAGGGAACTTTAAAAAGCTGGTTACTTTTCTCATTCcttatttgcttttttgttaaATAAGGGTGTTCCATTGTACTTGGCAAGCACCTCGGCTGAAACAGTGGTCCCTTTATCTGGTTCATAATTTAAGCCTCTtccatattttgtttttaaagacaatGCTGTTGCTAGGTCACAGCCAAAGGGCTACACGTGTAGCTGAcctattttttcctgcagggatgggcacggCTGATGAGTACAGGGCAGGAACCATCCTCCATCCAATGGCAACAACCTGTGACACCCTGCACTTTCTGCAggctgctcttcccacactcctgCAGTTTGCCAAGGGAGAACCCAGCACCGCACCCACAGTACCTTCACTTTCTAGCACTGATTTCACTTTGCATGGTCCTTACAAAACACTTTTGTCTCCACAAAGGAAATTCCTTCTACTTAATAAACCCGAGTGCCCAGCTGCACCCTGCAGTGAGCCATGGATGGAGGCTGTTGTGAGAGCAGGGTTTGCAGcaaagcaggcagcacagcctgtaCATGCTGcctcctcagcacaggcagaagaCAAAGGTAATGAAGCACCATGCTGGCTTTAGGCTCAACACTCGACTCTCCCCTTCCTTTTAGTGTAGAACATTCCCTTTGTACCCTTACAGGTTTCTTAAGTACTGTTAACTTTCacatgtgttaaaaaaaaaaaaaacaaccaaaaaagaTACTTCATTTGTACAAGATGTGTTCCTTCCACACTCCCCACCCACTGCTCTCCTCCAATCTCAACAAAAGCCCTACAGCCCTTGAGAGGGCAGCTGGTCActcccctccctccagcccacaCCCCACTGCTGAGGCTGCATGAACGCCCAGGGACCCTGCCCAAGGACacagtccctgtcccctccccaggtgccCATCCTGCGCCACACTGAAGGGCCACAGATCCTTGTTTTAGGCCAGTTGCAAACGTGCTAcctgccagaggagcagggatggaagaATCTGGAGGAACTAAAGCACTGTGATAGGAAAAGCTGTAGGAGTTTGCCAGAAGATGCAGCTTTATTGTACCATTAATTAGCTCCCTCTGGAACAGCTGTGATGGCAGGAAATGGGAAGAGAAATACATTCTGTTCTAGGGCTTGCTGCAACAGAGACCTGACCTGCACATTTTGTAACATCCCTCAGGAGTTACCTGGTCATGCTCCCAAAATCTCCTCGTGGAAGTGCTCCAGCCAGGCTCTtgctgaggaagctgcaggCTCACCTTCactccaggctgctggcagtgcaaAGGGGCTCACACacactgcagcttttcctttagCACTCATCTAGCTAAAACTTGGATAAAACACTAAGTTGGGTCACATACTCCTAAAGTCAATTGTTTTTTTGAACAGAAATGGTTATGGACACCATGGTATATTTGTACTTTCATAGCCACACCACTACATGGGATTTTCCTGGgtgcaggagagaaggaaactGTTGGGAGTCTCCTTGCAGGATGCTGCATCCCCTTCTAGGGAGAGCTTCTCATGCTTCCGTGAGCACCCTGTGTTAGGCAGTGACCCTCACaactgccccagctgcagcacagcagctgctcttcatcTGGCAGGGTGTGTACAAAGCATCACAAACAGCCATTTTTGCTGgccatgtttttatttgtttttagttttaaacAGGGGAGCCAATGATACATCCAGTATTTCAAAAAATCAGAAGGtaaaacaaagttttaaaagaCTGAGATGCTACATGCTATATTTAACCTAATTTTATTCATGCTTGCTTTGGAGGGGGGCTGGGAGTGGGACAGGAATCATTCGTAAAAACatacagtaaaaacaaaatgtcTCACCATATAGAACTTTAACCTACAGTAATGTTGTACCTTAATTATTTCCATGCACACAACTAAcattacaaaatttttaaaaaatgaacacaatTAAGACTTCTAGGAGCATTTGATAATAAAGCAATTCCTAATTTCTTTTGTAGAGATCAAGCACCTCCAATTACAAATTCCTATACACAGTGAGTGCTTTACttgaaatgaaaactaaaaaaaaattaaaaaaaatgtattggATAGACTCAGAATAAGCCAATGTTAATATATATCCAGCTATGTAGGCAATAAAACCATAGTGCTAAACAAAAACTTTTATCTGAAAAGTAACTCAAAAATTGACTTTCTATAATTACAGAAATATACTtatttgctaaaataaataaaagtgctGCATATTAACACTTCACTATAAAGAATGCATACCAgaacatttataaatattgaATGATTTTCAATAGGAATAGCTACTACAATAATGCTGGCTAAATAGAAGTGCATAATGAGAAGCACTATGGGTGGTTAATGTTTTGCCACATACTGCTGTTACCTTGAGGTAGATAACACATGCGTACCAAATTCTGCATTCATTTCAGTTGCTGCTGGTATCATGTGTCTAAGAAATGTGTAGAGTATGAAAAAACTCTAAAATACGCAtgaatgaaaaaacattttgggaaaaatagATATTCTCATGCAATTATGTACAGTCTCACTGTGTAAATTTCAAGGCAAGgttctttttctgcaaaacatgGACACTGTTTTACTGAGAGAATGTTTTTTTTACTTGGTTTAGTGCATTTTTTTGTTACCTCctgcattttgcattattttgctCTATTCTTTAATTTTGTGTGCAAACGACATgccagtttaaaaacaaaactaactCATGTATAGAAAGTAATTCTGGATTGTAAAAACAATGGTAAACAGAAAACTAACGAAATCCATACCAAAATTACACCATCTGattcaagtaaaaaaattacttacactagtaataaaaaaagacaaacacattTCATGAATACAAAAGAAATGTCTGCTGAGTGTTTTAGTTTAGATGTTTCAGAATGCTGCTGTAGGTTTTGTGGGGAATCTGGGGAGATGATTTCATAGCAGAAGGCGTTAGCGTGGCCTGGATGGACTTGAGAGGCGAACCAACAGGGCTGTGAAACTGAGGAATACCTATAGCCTCAAGCTGCTTGTTGAAGAGGAGTTCCCCACTGTTACTGAGAAagctctcttctctttccttctccccaaGCTTCCCCTCTTCTACTGGCTCAGGTTCTAGCATTTCAGCATCTTCTTTCTTACTAAAAAATTTGTCCAAATAACTGGtgtaagtattttctttttcaacttGTTCATCTTTCCTTACTTCGCAACAGAACTGGTCTATGAGGAAGCATCCCTCCCCACCACTGACAAACTGACTGTCCCAAGAAGTTTGGTACAGAGCTTCTAACTGTGCCAAATTGGCCAttcctttctcctgcttctctctgctcacCGACTTCGATATTATTCCTTTCAACTCTATCTGAGACACTGAACTATTCAAGTCATTTAATTTATCAACATCAGTAGACTCATGTTGTAAACTCAGCTGGATGGTTTCTGCTATAAAAGAATCAAAGTCAAACCCCTGattcttctccctttctttttcaacaAGTTGCTGTGATGCTTCCTCAAGTGCTATCTGAGCTTTCACCAACCCATTCTTTTCACATTTAGACTTGCCTTTCTTGTcagacttttctttgctttgttccTTCCAGTTTGAAAGATCTATAATAAGCTTGGGCTCATAGTAATGGTTAACTTCACTGTCTCGCCAAACCAAATTATCTAGGTATGAAGAGGACCTCATTTTGTAATTACAAGTGTGACTACATTCCAGATCACAATACTTGTTTTCGTGGTGATCTGAATACTGCCAGCAAGGCTCAGTAGAGAAGTGGGTGTCAAAGGCAGGATCCTCCAGGTACTTTTCACGATCTCCATCCAAATATTTGCGAGGATCTACTTGCACTTCTTCTTCATCAGTAACGTCAGAAAGAGCCCTTGGATCACGCTGAACTTCATCAGCTTCATAGTTATTATGAATAGGCCAGTCATGGTCTGAAAACTGACTTTCATGGTATCTGTAAAACAATTTCCTAAGGGTTAGCAGCTAAAAACAGTCCTCTGGCTCCCAAAACAGAGACAGTCAAGTTGAGAAATTCCCTTACAAAATAATGACAATTCAACACAAAGCTCTTCCTTAATCCAACTGGGTACCTCTTCcaggtttttaatttaatctagcaaaaagaaacagaattatgTACAACAGCTCACTCCATGTACAGAACTTTTTCTAAAGTGTGTTTAATTAAGATGACTACTGTGAAATCTCTACTACAATGTGCATTAAGCATTAGACAAGACAATCATAATTAAAACTCTCCTTaaacaaagtttatttttagagaagtactttggggaagaaaaaaataatggaaatattaaCTTTAGATTCTAGAGTCCTGAGTGCAACTCAGGAATCCATCAGCATATCCAAGGTCACCACTAACGGATTATAAATCCAATGATAATGCtataagaaaataagaacattttattCTCAGGTCAACTCaagagaaagaaacacagaaaaagaaataatgctCATGAAGCAATGTCACTTCAAGCACAAAACCATCTAGTTATGTTACCACAGTAAGTGATAAATTTACCTTTCCCAATTATAAATATGGCTGTGACTTTCATCCATTAGCAGAATATCATCAACCTCATCTTCAATGTGAAAAGGATGACTTGAAATAGGCTCATCCGTTGGAAAGGAATAAATGCTCATATAAGGATGGGACAAAGCTTCTTCTGCTGTCAATCGATCCATGGGACTAAATGTCAAAATTTGCTCCAGAAAGTCCAGTGCTGTAGAATATAAGCTACCATTAAATGGGAAATTTCTGACATTTAGAACCTAACATTAAGGTGCAGTGCTTTGCTCTAGAGCCCTCCAGTTGTTTCAAAGTAGCTGCCTGTGAACTATCAGCTACTGACAGTAAATGCCAAATATGCATCCTGTAGCCATCAGAAAGAGAGAAGCCAAATCT
This sequence is a window from Camarhynchus parvulus chromosome 10, STF_HiC, whole genome shotgun sequence. Protein-coding genes within it:
- the MAPK6 gene encoding mitogen-activated protein kinase 6, whose amino-acid sequence is MAEKFESLMNIHGFDLGSRYMDLKPLGCGGNGLVFSAVDNDCDKRVAVKKIVLTDPQSVKHALREIKIIRRLDHDNIVKVFEILGPSGSQLTDDVGSLTELNCVYIVQEYMETDLANLLEQGPLLEDHARLFMYQLLRGLKYIHSANVLHRDLKPANLFINTEDLVLKIGDFGLARIMDPHYSHKGHLSEGLVTKWYRSPRLLLSPNNYTKAIDMWAAGCIFAEMLTGKTLFAGAHELEQMQLILESIPVVHEEDRQELLNVIPVYIRNDMTEPHKPLTQLLPGISPEALDFLEQILTFSPMDRLTAEEALSHPYMSIYSFPTDEPISSHPFHIEDEVDDILLMDESHSHIYNWERYHESQFSDHDWPIHNNYEADEVQRDPRALSDVTDEEEVQVDPRKYLDGDREKYLEDPAFDTHFSTEPCWQYSDHHENKYCDLECSHTCNYKMRSSSYLDNLVWRDSEVNHYYEPKLIIDLSNWKEQSKEKSDKKGKSKCEKNGLVKAQIALEEASQQLVEKEREKNQGFDFDSFIAETIQLSLQHESTDVDKLNDLNSSVSQIELKGIISKSVSREKQEKGMANLAQLEALYQTSWDSQFVSGGEGCFLIDQFCCEVRKDEQVEKENTYTSYLDKFFSKKEDAEMLEPEPVEEGKLGEKEREESFLSNSGELLFNKQLEAIGIPQFHSPVGSPLKSIQATLTPSAMKSSPQIPHKTYSSILKHLN